GCGAGTACGAACGTCGCCGCGCCCGTCTCCAACAGCAAGGCACACGAAGCGCACACCTCACTATCCAGTCCATCGGTGACACCTTCTCCAACTGGTCAGAGGACTTCTTGCACCAAGCATCGAAGGAACTGGTCAAAGAGGCTGTTTCTCAGAACTGTACGATCATTGTGTTCGAGGACTTAGAGAACATCCGTGACCGTATCTCGAACGTCTCGAAGCGGAGCTTCGATGGCACGTGAATCAGAGATTCACGAACGCTTCGAAGTTCCAGCAGTGGGCGTTTAACGAACTGAAACGCCAAGTCACCTACAAGGCCAAACAACAAGGAATTTCTGTTGAAACAGTCCATCCTGCGTACACCAGTCAACGGTGTAGTCACGCCGACTGTGGCTTCACGCATGAGGACAACCGCGACGGCGACGTGTTCGTGTGCCAGAAGTGCGACAAAGAGCTACACAGCGACTACAACGCGGCACGCAATATCGCACACAGGTACGTCCAGAATCGGCTCAAGTCTGGTTCTGGACGGGCGACTCATCACCTCGCCCTCAAGTCGGGGACGTTGAACGGGAATGGCGAGTACTCGCCTTCCACGGTCTAGTGGATAGACCGGGAGTTGTGAAATCTCTGATTTCACAATCCACAAGATCGAAGATCTTGTGAAGTTCACCGACAAACCTCGGCGTTCACGCCGAGGTAGGTGATTCCAATCCGTGAGCCTTATTCGGTGACCCGACCTACGGCTACGTATGTCTGACTCCGGATCTGAGGACTCTGAAGGTGGCAGTGATAAGTCTGAGGTCGTACACTCGGGAACAGTACTGAGGTTCGACACGGACGGCGTCGATGTCGAGTACGACGGACACGAGTTTCGCATGCGGAAGGAGGTCATCGAGGGAGCCTCGGGCAAGGATTACCTCGAAACCACCGACCTCGAAGTCGTCGGAATGATCGACACCGACATAAAGTCGACAGAGCCCGCGACTAAGATCAAGGATCTCGTATAAGTATAAGACAAGATAAGATGTTACGCGTGACATTTCTGGGAACCGGAGGCTCCATCCCGACTACCGAGAGGAACCCGAGCGGTGTGATGGTCGAGATGGAGGGAGATCTTCTTCTCTTCGACTGCGGCGAGGGGATACAGAGACAGATGATGAAACACGGAACCGGATTCGGGGTCGACGCTGTCTTCTTGAGCCATATACACGGCGACCACATACTCGGTCTGCCGGGTCTCTTCCAGACCTGGACCTTTCAGGGACGTGAAAAGCCCGTAGACATCTACTGCCCGAACGGAATGAAGAACGTCGTAGAGGACTGTGCACGTCTCGGGGGACACAGTCCTGCGTACGACATCAGGATACACGAGGTCGGAAACGGCTACAGCATAGAGATGGGGGGATACTCTGTCGAGGTATTCCGTACGAAACACTGGAACGTAAACAGCGTCGGCTACTCGATAGAGGAGGACGACAGAAAGGGCAGATTCGACAGGCAGAAAGCCGAGGAGCTCGGAGTACCTCCTGGTCCCCTCTTCTCAAAGCTCCACGAGGGCGAGCGGGTCGAGCTCGAAGACGGTACTACTGTGAGTCCCGACCAGGTCGTCGGAGAGCCACGTCCGGGACGTAAGGTCGTCTACACGGGCGACACGAGAACCACAGACGAGATACTCGAAGCCTCACGCGACGCCTCACTACTGATACACGACGGCATGTTCGGAGACGAGATGTCGGATCGCGCCTACGAGACGGGACACTCGACCGTGAGAGAGGCAGCCAAGACGGCGAGGGATGCCGATGTCGAGATGCTCGCACTCACACATGTGAGTTCACGTTACTCCGACGGCGTCGAGCCCCTCGTGAGACAGGCGCGTGAAATCTTCTCGCATACGGAGATAGCTTACGACGGGATGCAGATGGTAGTCGAGTACCCCGAGAAGGACAGGGAGACGCGAGTAGTCTAGACGCGCTCGAACCTGTGTAAGACGGCGGTACTGTCGTCGTCCCACTCTATACCGTGTGCCCTCTCGACACGTCTCTTGTAGTCCTCTAAGCTGTCCGATCCCTCGGCACGTGCGTCCTCGTCTGTCATATCGCCGAGTCTCTCCTCGTAGACCTCGACGACCTCGAAGGTCGTGCCGTCTATCACGAATCTGTCGCCCTCGTCGGCGTGTCTCTCGCCTCTGTGTATCTGTGTCACGTCGCCTTCGAGAGCCGACTGTCTGAGACGTTCCGCGGGCAGGAGGTCTTCGGCTTCAGTGTCTGTCTCTTTCTCGGACATATATCCAAGACGTTCTCGACCCACTACGGGGTTTCGATCTCGTCTATCCCCGTAGCGACGCTCATGACGTACTCGCCCGTCGCCACCATCGGAAGACGTCTCATACGCCAGACTACACCTCTGTTGTCTGCTGTCACGGTCTGTCTGACGTCTCCGAATACGTCTGTGACCTGGAAGAGGGTCTGTCCCCTCTCGACTTCGTCGTAGAGATCGACTTCGAGGTCGACCATTCCACCGCGTCTCGTGTAGAATGTGTCGAACCCCGTCGCACGTGTCTGTTTCCTCGGAAGAGCCGGCTCGCCCGAGATGAATCCATACCCTTTGAGGACGTTGAAGACCCCTCTCACGCCCTTCTCGACCGACGCCCCGTCGACACCTACGCTACCTCCGAGTTCGGGATCTACGGTCGGAATACCCTCGTCGGGTGCGACGCGTGCGAGCTGTCCTTCCGCGCCTTTCTCGTCGAGTATGTACTCGGTTCCGAAGGTCTGTGCGAGCTCCATGCAGTCGGAGTGGAGGTAGTGGTCTTCCCCACATCTCACTCTTACCTCGTCGATCATACGGCTCGTCGATCCCTGATGGAGGTCGAGCGCGAGGTCGGATCTCTTGACTCCCTCCTCGTAGACGAGGTTGACGAGACGCTGGCTGCTGGAGTCCTTCGATCCCGGAAATGCTCTGTTGAGCTTGATGTCGTCGAGCGGGTTTCTGTGGACAGCCCTCTGGAAGCCGTGGAAGTTGAGGACGCCGACTATCAGAATATTACCCGAGACTTCGTCGGGTTCTATCCTTCTGTAGACCTCACGCACCACGGAGACCCCGTTTAGCTCGTCTCCGTCGCTCCCCGCCTGTATGTATAACGTCTTGCCTCTCCCTGAGCCGTTGACTACGGCGACAGGAACCCCGAAGTCAGAGCCGTCACGTAGCTCTCCGGCTTGGAGCCTGCCCGTGTCCTTCTCGCCACTACGTGCTTTCGCCGTCCCAAACTCAAGCATCAGACGAAGTTGACGTGGTTCCGGTATGAATTCCTCGGTTTAGAACAGAACAGGGTCACACCACGAAGTTAGTAATGTAGTAGCCTATCTGGTAGGCTCCTACGACCGCCATCACGACCCCGGCTGTCTTCTCTATCAGACCTATGTTCGACTTTATCCTGTCGACGAATATCTCCTTTCCTCCGGCTATAGCGAGTGATATCACGACCATCATCGCACCCATCGAGGCGGCGTAGACACCGAAGACGGTCAGTGTCGAGATGAGACTTCCCTGGGAAGCCGCGTAGGTTATCAGGCTCACGAAGACGGGTATTACACACGCCGACGCTGCGACTGCGTAGAGGACACCAAAGACGAAGAATCCCGTCAAGCCGCCTCTCTCAGGAACATAGACCTCGCTCGAAAACGAGGGTGACCTTCCCGTGAGTATCACAACCCCGAAGACTACGAGGAGTATCCCGACGATTAGCTCCAGTTTCGGAATATGTGGTGTCACGGCGTTTCCGACGGCATAGACGAGTCCGCCGAGGGCTAGGAAGACACCCAGATACCCGACGGCTGTCGCTCCTCCGGCTACAAAGCCGCGGGAGTAGCCTATTCCCTCGTCCTCCTCCTGGAGGTAGTACGAGGCATAGACTGCGAGCATAGGGAAGCCACACGGTGAGAAGAAGGTGGCTGTCCCCGCAGTAGCCGCGAACACGAGAAGTTCTAGTTCCATGTGAGATACAGTCTCTTAGACGGGATAAGAGTTAGTATTTGTCTCTTAGCCTGTGGGTGACGCGCCACCGCTTCCGCCCGACGCCGACGAGACTACCGATCCGGCTGGTACGTCAGTGTCGGCTCCTATTCCCGACTCCGAACCTGACGCCGACGAACTGCCGCTCTCGTTAGCGGGTATGGTCCTCTTCTCTCCCTCCGAGAAACCCGCGTTTACGACGTTCTTGTCGGTACCTGCCCATATCTGTGTACCTATCCCCCCAATTATGAGAGCTACAATAACTAAGGCTCCTATCTTCTGCTTTGCTCTTTCCATTGTTTTCCCCCTACGACCTCGTATACCAAGAGTACATAAGTAGGTTTTTCAAGATCGTTTCGGGGTTATGTACAATTCATCTTATTCTCGGTACCCTCAGACTGAACGAGAGGTCTGGCTTCCAGGTTATCAGACCTAAGACCGTGAAGCCCACAAACTCCGAGGTCACGAGAACTATGTGTGGCTTCCACGTCACTATCTGCTGTGTGACGTAGTAGTAGACTGCGAGGCTGTTTTCAAGTACGAATAGGAGAGAGAAGATCAAGAGTCCGAGGCTGAATGTCGACTTCATCTTCCTGTAGTTCCTTCCGAAGACAGTCGCTAGTCCTGTGAGAAGTGCTATGTTGAGAACCGAGATTATCATACAGACACGTATACCGAATATCGGAGGAACTAATGACACTTACTACCACCTTCAATGAGTTGTTCTCGAATATCCTCCATGCCACATACTATCTTCCGCGAGTATTAAACCTGATGTATATATTCATCACATTTCGATTCTAATATATGTACAATACCACTCAATCTCTTACTTCTGGGTAAATTGTGTCTTATCCCTATGTAGTTGTGTCCGAACTCCAAATACGTTTATTAGGAGACCCTCGTCTACGTAAACCCGGGGGATTCGAATGAGCAAAAGTAAAAGAGTTGATGCAAGGGGGGAAGAGTACCCTATCCCTCTCTGGTTAGCAGAGGAGGGACTCGAAGAAGCCAGCAGTGGTGAGACAGTCGAGTTCGTGACGGATATGCCGAGCATAGGAGAAGTGAATATACCTGTGCTCTGTAAGCAGGAAGGATACGACTACGAGGTCGAGAAGAAAGGAGCCGACTACTTCTTCGAGATACACACATAACAATGATAGGAGCATTATCAGTACTCTTAGCCGAGTACAGCTACATGGAGCCGACGAGTCCTAACATAGTAGTATACGGAGTTGTGGGTGTAGCAGGACTCATATTTGGTATAGCACTCCAGAGGGGACAGTTCGACCCTGTTCAGATGTTTGGAGACCTCGTCTACCAGCGCAATGGCTGGCTAGCGAGGGGATTCATGTACTTCTTCGGGGTCGGCATACTCTCGGTCGGAATAATCACGTACTTCACGGGCAACATGCCGCCCACGAAGCCGTCCGGACCCTTAGCCTTCATAGGCTCGTTCATACTCGGTTTCGGATCGGCACTAGGAGGAGCGTCGGCGGTTAGTCTAGTCCACAAGATAGGTGAGGGACGTGTCTCAGCCGTTTTACAGACCTTCGCGATATTCGTCGCGTGGGTCATAATGGTGCCATTCATAGCCAAGCCCGCTGTTCAGTTTAACAAGTCTTACGGAGGATTCGGCTGGCCCTGGTCGACGCCTCTCCTGACTCTCAAAGGACCCGGTGAGCCTATACTAGGAGTCAAGCTCGGCGTTCTCGTCTACGGCATCATTGCCTCAGTCCTCTTCGCGGCTATATCGTACTACCTCGCGAAGAACTACTCGCCCGAGGGAGGTATGCCCCAGATGAACGAGGTTAAGAAGAAGGTCGCTGACGGAGGAAGAGTTGTCAAGAGTGACGCCGCGAGCCTTTCGTCGGCTTTCAAGAAGGCATTCGCTACTCCCGAGAGACTCTGGGATCCGAGAGTTGCGGGAGTGGTTGCAATCTTCGGCAACACGATATTCTTCGTGTCGTACCAGATATGGGGTGCCGACGCACTCCCCGGTATGTTCCGTGGAGCCGGACCTCTCGGATTCATAGCGAGCTACTTCGTCTGGCCTGTCTTCGGCTTTACAGTACCTCAGTGGTTCCCTGGAGAGTGGTGGTGGGCTGGAACGAAGGCACTCCCCGGACTAGCTATAGGTACGTGGGCGTATATACTCGCCATACTCGGCGCGTTCCTCGCCGCTGTGTGGTACCAGGACTTCAAGATACGTACGCCTCCGAAGGGTAAGAAGCTCAACCGTTACGCTCTCTCGATACTCGGAGGATTCGGCATAGCTCTCGGAGTCCGTCTCGCACTCGCGTGTGACTGTGCGGGATTCCTCACCGCGATCTCGACACAGGCGAACCTCGTCGGCATCGTCTACGCTATAGGAATGTTCCCCGGAATGTACGCCGGCTTCAAGGTCAAGAGAATGCTGATGTGAAAAGGTACAGAATAGATGTCAGACAAGAGTATCGTAACGGCGGTCGTGGGGACTGTCTTAGTCCTCGTAGTCGCTCTCGCGGGTCTGAGCGTGACGGGCGCGTTTAATAGCAACGTGAAGACAGCCGCCGAGGCAAAGCCGGCTCCGGGTTTCACGCTTGAGTCGGTCGAGGGCGAGACGGTCTCGCTCTCCGACTACGAGGGCGATGTCGTCGTGATCGATCTGATGACTACGACATGTCTGACATGTGCCGAGATGACACCCACGTGGAAGGAAATGATGGAGAGATACCCCGGCGATGACGTCCATTTCGTCGCCATATCACCCGAGAGCAAGAAGACACTCAGAAACTGGAAGCAGAAACACGACATAGAGATGACCTACCTCTCGGATACGAGCTCGGAGGTCTTTCTGCGCAAGTACCAGACGCATTCGCCTCCGGGGATAGTCATAGTCGACGGAGAGGGCAGGATAAGGTACAAGAAGTACGGAA
The window above is part of the Candidatus Afararchaeum irisae genome. Proteins encoded here:
- a CDS encoding DUF5800 family protein, whose amino-acid sequence is MSDSGSEDSEGGSDKSEVVHSGTVLRFDTDGVDVEYDGHEFRMRKEVIEGASGKDYLETTDLEVVGMIDTDIKSTEPATKIKDLV
- the rnz gene encoding ribonuclease Z; translation: MLRVTFLGTGGSIPTTERNPSGVMVEMEGDLLLFDCGEGIQRQMMKHGTGFGVDAVFLSHIHGDHILGLPGLFQTWTFQGREKPVDIYCPNGMKNVVEDCARLGGHSPAYDIRIHEVGNGYSIEMGGYSVEVFRTKHWNVNSVGYSIEEDDRKGRFDRQKAEELGVPPGPLFSKLHEGERVELEDGTTVSPDQVVGEPRPGRKVVYTGDTRTTDEILEASRDASLLIHDGMFGDEMSDRAYETGHSTVREAAKTARDADVEMLALTHVSSRYSDGVEPLVRQAREIFSHTEIAYDGMQMVVEYPEKDRETRVV
- a CDS encoding ASCH domain-containing protein: MSEKETDTEAEDLLPAERLRQSALEGDVTQIHRGERHADEGDRFVIDGTTFEVVEVYEERLGDMTDEDARAEGSDSLEDYKRRVERAHGIEWDDDSTAVLHRFERV
- a CDS encoding succinylglutamate desuccinylase/aspartoacylase family protein, whose product is MLEFGTAKARSGEKDTGRLQAGELRDGSDFGVPVAVVNGSGRGKTLYIQAGSDGDELNGVSVVREVYRRIEPDEVSGNILIVGVLNFHGFQRAVHRNPLDDIKLNRAFPGSKDSSSQRLVNLVYEEGVKRSDLALDLHQGSTSRMIDEVRVRCGEDHYLHSDCMELAQTFGTEYILDEKGAEGQLARVAPDEGIPTVDPELGGSVGVDGASVEKGVRGVFNVLKGYGFISGEPALPRKQTRATGFDTFYTRRGGMVDLEVDLYDEVERGQTLFQVTDVFGDVRQTVTADNRGVVWRMRRLPMVATGEYVMSVATGIDEIETP
- a CDS encoding cytochrome c biogenesis CcdA family protein; its protein translation is MELELLVFAATAGTATFFSPCGFPMLAVYASYYLQEEDEGIGYSRGFVAGGATAVGYLGVFLALGGLVYAVGNAVTPHIPKLELIVGILLVVFGVVILTGRSPSFSSEVYVPERGGLTGFFVFGVLYAVAASACVIPVFVSLITYAASQGSLISTLTVFGVYAASMGAMMVVISLAIAGGKEIFVDRIKSNIGLIEKTAGVVMAVVGAYQIGYYITNFVV
- a CDS encoding sulfurtransferase TusA family protein, which gives rise to MSKSKRVDARGEEYPIPLWLAEEGLEEASSGETVEFVTDMPSIGEVNIPVLCKQEGYDYEVEKKGADYFFEIHT
- a CDS encoding YeeE/YedE thiosulfate transporter family protein, translating into MIGALSVLLAEYSYMEPTSPNIVVYGVVGVAGLIFGIALQRGQFDPVQMFGDLVYQRNGWLARGFMYFFGVGILSVGIITYFTGNMPPTKPSGPLAFIGSFILGFGSALGGASAVSLVHKIGEGRVSAVLQTFAIFVAWVIMVPFIAKPAVQFNKSYGGFGWPWSTPLLTLKGPGEPILGVKLGVLVYGIIASVLFAAISYYLAKNYSPEGGMPQMNEVKKKVADGGRVVKSDAASLSSAFKKAFATPERLWDPRVAGVVAIFGNTIFFVSYQIWGADALPGMFRGAGPLGFIASYFVWPVFGFTVPQWFPGEWWWAGTKALPGLAIGTWAYILAILGAFLAAVWYQDFKIRTPPKGKKLNRYALSILGGFGIALGVRLALACDCAGFLTAISTQANLVGIVYAIGMFPGMYAGFKVKRMLM
- a CDS encoding TlpA disulfide reductase family protein, whose product is MSDKSIVTAVVGTVLVLVVALAGLSVTGAFNSNVKTAAEAKPAPGFTLESVEGETVSLSDYEGDVVVIDLMTTTCLTCAEMTPTWKEMMERYPGDDVHFVAISPESKKTLRNWKQKHDIEMTYLSDTSSEVFLRKYQTHSPPGIVIVDGEGRIRYKKYGSFVSANEMSSQIDRILEEQDGQSGQ